One segment of Candidatus Nanopelagicales bacterium DNA contains the following:
- the cobT gene encoding nicotinate-nucleotide--dimethylbenzimidazole phosphoribosyltransferase: MSALPQVELPNEAMREAAFARQLQLTKPTGALGRLEPMSTWAAAVQGQCPPHQFRQPTVVVFAGDHGIARTSATSAYPPEVTAQMVLNFINGGAAVNVFARQLGATVRVVDVSVDCDPTYLDSLAPMVAAHRIRRASGSIDHEDALTFDEAKRAFELGRAIADEEIDGGADLLIPGDMGIGNTTPAATLIGLLTNLDAAKVTGLGTGIDDATWMRKCAAVRDAMRRGRPVLGDPLALLATVAGADFAAMTGFILQAAIRKTPVILDGTISGACAMVADRMDFRAKQWWLAGHQSTEPAHRAALHHLDLEPVLDYELRLGEGTGAVLALSILQASIAILSDMATFDEAGVSDKDA, encoded by the coding sequence GTGAGTGCGTTACCTCAGGTTGAATTGCCGAATGAAGCAATGCGCGAAGCTGCCTTTGCACGTCAACTTCAACTCACCAAACCCACAGGAGCACTTGGTCGCTTAGAACCGATGAGCACCTGGGCTGCCGCCGTGCAGGGCCAGTGCCCACCACACCAGTTCCGCCAACCAACCGTGGTCGTGTTCGCTGGCGACCATGGGATTGCGCGCACATCAGCAACCTCCGCTTACCCGCCAGAAGTCACTGCCCAAATGGTGCTGAATTTTATCAATGGTGGCGCCGCAGTGAATGTGTTTGCGCGGCAATTAGGAGCAACAGTGCGCGTTGTTGACGTCAGCGTTGATTGCGATCCGACATATCTTGATTCCCTGGCACCGATGGTCGCCGCACACCGAATTCGTCGAGCAAGCGGATCAATTGATCACGAGGATGCGCTCACTTTTGATGAAGCCAAGCGTGCCTTTGAACTTGGGCGCGCTATTGCTGATGAAGAAATTGATGGTGGTGCAGATCTACTTATCCCTGGCGACATGGGCATTGGCAATACCACTCCGGCAGCAACACTTATTGGTTTACTCACCAATCTTGACGCGGCGAAAGTCACCGGGCTTGGCACTGGAATCGATGACGCTACTTGGATGCGCAAGTGCGCAGCGGTGCGCGATGCAATGCGCCGCGGGCGCCCTGTGCTTGGTGATCCCCTTGCTTTACTTGCAACAGTTGCAGGCGCTGATTTTGCCGCCATGACCGGATTTATTTTGCAGGCAGCAATTCGCAAAACTCCAGTGATTCTCGACGGAACCATTTCAGGCGCATGCGCGATGGTTGCTGATCGCATGGACTTCCGAGCAAAGCAATGGTGGCTTGCCGGACATCAATCAACTGAGCCAGCTCACCGCGCAGCTCTTCACCATCTTGATCTTGAGCCGGTACTTGATTACGAACTGCGCTTAGGTGAAGGCACCGGTGCAGTACTGGCGCTTTCAATACTCCAAGCATCTATTGCAATTTTGAGTGACATGGCAACATTTGATGAAGCCGGCGTGAGCGATAAAGATGCCTAA
- a CDS encoding energy-coupling factor transporter transmembrane component T yields the protein MAPTQAQVKAALQVGSHASARWLHPGAWWIWALGLAAAASRTLNPLLLVLIISVAALVVHVRKPDAPWARSFMFFFKLGIAIIVIRIFVQVLFGAAIGQTTLFTLPSVILPEWMAGVRLGGPVTFESILMAFYDGLRLATIIICIGAANSLASPSRLLKSVPAALYEIGVSVVVALTFTPKLVADVSRVQSARHLRGRVTRGPRAIAGAAMPVLEGALEGSVTLAAAMDSRGYGRRNDMSVKAKRTSSALLVVGLIAACIGTYGLVAATSPMVLSAPMLIAGVVVSLVAITRSAQSAVRTRYRPDPWWTPEWLVTIAGISVAMCFIIGIWIAPGAMETSIDPAAWPELPLIPLAGLLIAVTPALTAPPIPRTFVDEPRQELQSFEVAA from the coding sequence ATGGCACCTACGCAGGCGCAAGTGAAGGCCGCATTGCAAGTTGGGTCGCATGCGTCTGCGCGATGGCTACATCCCGGCGCTTGGTGGATATGGGCGCTTGGCCTTGCCGCCGCAGCGAGCCGCACACTTAATCCATTGCTCCTAGTTCTGATCATCTCTGTGGCAGCGCTAGTAGTCCACGTACGTAAACCAGATGCACCTTGGGCTCGTTCTTTTATGTTCTTTTTCAAACTTGGTATTGCCATCATTGTCATTCGCATATTTGTTCAAGTTCTCTTCGGCGCTGCCATAGGTCAAACCACGCTCTTCACATTGCCAAGTGTGATCTTGCCTGAATGGATGGCTGGTGTACGCCTCGGTGGGCCTGTCACCTTTGAAAGCATTTTGATGGCGTTCTACGACGGACTTCGTTTGGCAACCATCATCATCTGTATCGGCGCCGCAAACTCCCTTGCTTCACCTAGCCGTCTGTTGAAGTCGGTTCCTGCTGCGCTCTATGAAATTGGCGTCAGTGTGGTTGTTGCCTTGACATTCACACCCAAGTTGGTTGCTGATGTTTCACGCGTGCAATCCGCACGCCACTTACGTGGACGCGTTACTCGTGGCCCACGCGCGATTGCCGGGGCTGCGATGCCGGTACTCGAAGGCGCACTCGAAGGTTCTGTCACATTGGCCGCAGCGATGGACTCACGCGGCTATGGGAGACGGAACGACATGAGTGTGAAAGCAAAGCGCACATCTTCAGCATTACTTGTCGTTGGACTTATTGCAGCCTGTATTGGCACCTACGGACTTGTCGCAGCGACCTCCCCCATGGTGCTGAGCGCTCCTATGTTGATCGCTGGCGTTGTGGTCAGCTTGGTGGCGATCACTCGATCTGCACAATCAGCCGTGCGCACGAGATACCGCCCCGATCCTTGGTGGACGCCTGAGTGGCTCGTCACGATCGCGGGTATCAGCGTTGCTATGTGCTTCATCATCGGGATATGGATTGCACCTGGAGCAATGGAAACTTCCATTGACCCTGCGGCGTGGCCGGAATTGCCACTCATTCCACTCGCTGGACTCTTGATAGCGGTGACACCTGCACTGACTGCTCCTCCAATTCCACGCACCTTCGTTGATGAGCCTCGGCAAGAGCTGCAAAGCTTCGAGGTGGCTGCATGA
- a CDS encoding ATP-binding cassette domain-containing protein produces the protein MIIFENVSVTYDGESAPILRDINLELVEGEMVLVVGRTGSGKTTFLQMINGLVPHFTGGTLSGRVTIDGRDTRLNPPRELADLIGVVPQDPASGFVADTVEEELAFGMECLGLAPEVMRRRVEETLDLLGLNELRFRPLTTLSGGQQQRVAIGAVLTSHPKVLVLDEPTSALDPGAAEEILAALQRLVHDLGITVVLAEHRLERVVQYVDRVIVVPGNAEPLVIGAPQDIMRTAPIAPPVVELGRVAGWNPLPLSVRDARRVAGPLRNLLIDQVPPVHSYASTEPAEVLTEATGLTVRYGQHAALKNVSLSVQRGEVIALMGRNGAGKSTLLNAMVGLRIPSSGSISTHNKDPKSLKGTELLKSVGLVPQSPGDLLEATTVGDECKAADRDAHVEGGTTRALLDLLAPEIDDRTHPRDLSEGQRLLLALVIVLAARPPLLLLDEPTRGLDYPTKIRLVDALRKLAQDGHAIILATHDVELAAEVSTRVIVIAEGEVVADGPTADVVVASPMFAPQIAKVMAPYPWLTVTDVVNTIGPLILRSHAPISGDALT, from the coding sequence ATGATCATTTTCGAAAATGTTTCTGTCACCTACGACGGTGAGAGCGCTCCCATCCTTCGCGATATCAATCTTGAACTTGTTGAAGGTGAAATGGTGCTCGTTGTTGGGAGAACCGGCAGCGGCAAAACAACCTTCTTGCAAATGATCAATGGTCTTGTTCCACATTTCACGGGTGGAACCCTGAGTGGTCGCGTCACGATTGACGGTCGCGATACGCGACTGAATCCACCCCGTGAACTTGCCGATCTCATCGGCGTCGTGCCACAGGATCCAGCGAGCGGCTTTGTTGCCGACACTGTTGAAGAAGAACTTGCCTTTGGTATGGAGTGCTTGGGCCTTGCCCCTGAAGTCATGCGGCGACGGGTTGAAGAAACCTTGGACCTGTTGGGTCTCAATGAACTTCGCTTCCGACCTTTAACGACCTTGTCAGGTGGCCAACAACAGCGCGTTGCCATTGGTGCCGTGCTGACCTCACACCCAAAGGTGCTGGTGCTTGATGAACCAACATCGGCACTTGACCCTGGTGCCGCTGAAGAAATTCTTGCGGCCTTACAACGTTTAGTACATGACCTGGGCATCACTGTTGTGCTGGCTGAGCACCGCTTGGAACGAGTGGTGCAATACGTGGATCGTGTCATCGTGGTTCCTGGAAATGCTGAACCATTGGTGATTGGCGCACCACAAGACATTATGCGCACCGCTCCAATCGCTCCACCCGTAGTGGAACTTGGTCGCGTGGCTGGGTGGAACCCCCTTCCTCTGAGTGTGCGTGATGCGCGACGCGTTGCTGGGCCACTGCGCAATTTATTGATTGACCAAGTTCCACCGGTACACAGCTATGCGAGCACTGAACCCGCTGAAGTTTTAACAGAAGCAACAGGCCTCACAGTTCGCTATGGCCAACACGCAGCACTCAAAAATGTTTCGCTTTCTGTTCAACGAGGCGAAGTGATTGCATTAATGGGCCGTAATGGAGCGGGGAAATCAACGCTCCTCAATGCCATGGTCGGCCTACGTATCCCAAGCTCAGGGTCAATCAGTACACACAACAAAGATCCAAAATCCTTGAAAGGCACAGAACTCCTGAAGAGCGTGGGACTGGTTCCACAATCGCCCGGTGATCTTCTCGAAGCGACAACGGTCGGCGATGAATGCAAAGCCGCGGATCGCGACGCACATGTTGAAGGCGGTACAACTCGTGCACTGCTTGACCTATTGGCTCCGGAAATCGACGACCGCACACATCCACGCGACTTATCAGAAGGTCAGCGTCTTCTCCTAGCGCTCGTGATCGTGCTGGCCGCTCGCCCGCCATTACTCCTACTCGATGAACCCACACGCGGCTTGGACTACCCCACAAAGATTCGTCTTGTAGATGCTCTTCGCAAACTTGCTCAGGATGGTCACGCAATCATCTTGGCCACTCACGATGTTGAACTAGCCGCTGAAGTTTCAACTCGAGTCATTGTCATCGCTGAAGGCGAAGTAGTCGCCGATGGCCCAACTGCCGATGTTGTGGTGGCGTCACCGATGTTCGCCCCACAAATCGCCAAAGTGATGGCGCCGTATCCATGGCTCACCGTGACCGATGTCGTCAACACGATCGGGCCATTGATTCTGAGAAGCCATGCGCCAATTAGTGGGGATGCACTCACATGA
- a CDS encoding SCO2322 family protein, with the protein MLKSRQRVVSIFALALVGVLISFAAGTSAQAVSYRYWTYWTTHNGSWEFRQIGPAANIPKDGSVEGWKFAISSQTGDEQAKPAFTAVDTFQEICGSTPAVTQKKRIALVIDPGTPQSAPQDEQPGSLTSACVQIEPSATGYNVLRSVFQVRTSLGLICGIDGYPAFECADVLDESTSAMESTSTSSGESISSSSPLQVVIVAVILGVGGGLLWHLRRRK; encoded by the coding sequence ATGTTGAAGTCACGCCAACGAGTAGTCAGCATTTTTGCGCTGGCTCTCGTTGGCGTGCTCATAAGTTTTGCGGCAGGGACATCAGCGCAGGCTGTGTCGTACCGATACTGGACATACTGGACGACTCACAACGGGTCGTGGGAGTTTCGCCAGATTGGCCCTGCAGCCAATATTCCCAAAGATGGATCTGTTGAAGGCTGGAAATTTGCCATCTCCTCGCAAACCGGTGATGAGCAAGCCAAGCCAGCATTTACAGCTGTCGACACATTCCAGGAAATATGCGGATCAACGCCAGCAGTTACTCAAAAGAAACGCATAGCGCTCGTCATAGATCCTGGAACCCCGCAGTCCGCTCCCCAAGATGAGCAACCTGGTTCACTCACAAGTGCCTGCGTCCAGATAGAACCGAGCGCCACTGGCTATAACGTGTTGCGAAGTGTGTTTCAGGTCCGCACATCACTTGGATTGATTTGTGGCATTGACGGTTACCCAGCTTTCGAATGCGCCGATGTTCTCGACGAGTCAACAAGTGCGATGGAATCCACCTCAACTTCATCTGGCGAATCAATTTCTTCGTCTAGCCCACTTCAAGTGGTGATCGTTGCTGTGATTCTTGGCGTTGGCGGCGGCCTCTTATGGCACCTACGCAGGCGCAAGTGA
- a CDS encoding terpene cyclase/mutase family protein, translating into MKRTITRTITAVAGVSLASIGLISPAMAASPDAGLFGSMDPTYDGVYRQSIAILALAPLNKVPTQSVTWLKSQQCLDGSFEEYRKSIRTACAAPDPATFTGADSNATALGAMALRVVKENSAADKAIAVLLTKQNKDGGWGYTLGGASDVNSTGLVLAALNGSPKSSVIKTAGNSARGYLAATQVACTGTGTFGLPYQPGGVTDALASGQGLLGLAGSLPITKPTTFGSVNKTTCKSPVINKVATYLSQQLMATRGALPSSMDPKQTDWNATTNAVLALSSAKLAKPAIDAGVAALQKNVDAYTGSGDKFKAAANGGLILVAQATGLNPASFGAKKTDLVAQLLNSVTK; encoded by the coding sequence ATGAAACGCACCATCACTCGCACCATCACCGCTGTTGCCGGCGTCAGCTTGGCGTCCATCGGTCTAATCTCTCCCGCAATGGCCGCATCCCCCGATGCAGGATTATTTGGATCAATGGATCCGACCTATGACGGCGTTTACCGTCAATCAATTGCAATCCTTGCTCTAGCCCCACTGAATAAAGTCCCGACGCAATCGGTCACTTGGCTCAAGAGTCAGCAATGCCTTGATGGTTCATTTGAGGAATATCGCAAATCAATTCGCACCGCATGTGCTGCACCAGACCCAGCGACGTTCACTGGCGCTGATTCCAATGCAACGGCGCTTGGCGCAATGGCGTTGCGCGTAGTGAAAGAAAATTCCGCAGCAGACAAAGCAATCGCAGTGTTGCTGACTAAGCAAAATAAAGATGGCGGCTGGGGCTACACCCTGGGTGGCGCTTCTGATGTGAACTCAACTGGACTTGTGCTCGCAGCACTGAACGGTTCGCCAAAATCATCGGTGATCAAAACAGCGGGTAACAGTGCACGTGGGTACCTGGCGGCAACACAGGTTGCTTGCACGGGTACCGGAACGTTCGGTCTGCCATATCAACCAGGCGGCGTCACTGATGCACTTGCATCAGGCCAAGGCCTCCTTGGGTTAGCAGGCAGTTTGCCAATCACAAAGCCCACAACATTTGGATCAGTCAACAAAACCACATGTAAGTCTCCAGTGATCAACAAGGTTGCGACCTACTTGTCTCAGCAATTGATGGCAACGCGCGGTGCGCTTCCATCATCGATGGATCCAAAGCAAACAGATTGGAACGCTACTACCAACGCAGTGTTGGCTCTCTCGTCAGCGAAGCTTGCAAAGCCCGCGATTGATGCAGGCGTCGCGGCACTTCAAAAGAATGTTGACGCCTACACCGGTAGTGGCGACAAGTTCAAGGCTGCCGCAAATGGCGGCTTAATTCTTGTCGCACAGGCAACCGGACTTAATCCCGCATCCTTTGGCGCGAAGAAGACCGACCTCGTGGCTCAACTGCTGAATTCAGTCACCAAGTAA
- a CDS encoding aldo/keto reductase family protein, translating to MQHRYLGRSGLKISEITLGNWITHGSQVDDPTAHATVHAALEAGITSFDTADVYAGTKAEEVLGAALKGQRREGVEIFTKVYWPTGRGANDRGLSRKHMMESINGSLRRLGTDYVDLYQAHRFDVETPLEETMRAFDDMVRQGKVMYIGVSEWNAEQIRAAIQIADDMGFDRLISNQPHYNMLWRVIEEEVVPTSQELGVGQIVFSPIAQGVLTGKYLPGQPPPAQSRATDESGGANMIARWMRDEVLTAVQRLVPIAQELSLTPAQLAVAWVLNQPNISAAIVGASRAEQVHENVKASGVVLSEDVLTAIDLALGDVVSTDPALTTSPTTRP from the coding sequence ATGCAGCATCGATACCTAGGTCGAAGCGGTCTCAAAATCAGTGAAATCACGCTTGGTAACTGGATTACCCATGGTTCACAGGTTGACGACCCAACCGCTCATGCGACGGTTCACGCAGCGTTGGAGGCGGGAATTACCTCATTTGACACGGCAGATGTGTATGCCGGAACTAAGGCCGAAGAGGTATTGGGTGCTGCACTGAAAGGTCAGCGCCGCGAAGGCGTTGAAATTTTCACCAAGGTGTATTGGCCAACAGGGCGTGGTGCCAATGACCGTGGCTTGAGCCGCAAGCACATGATGGAGTCCATCAACGGATCCCTGCGTCGGCTTGGCACAGATTACGTGGACTTGTATCAAGCCCATCGATTTGATGTTGAGACTCCGCTTGAAGAAACGATGCGTGCATTTGACGACATGGTGCGTCAAGGCAAGGTGATGTACATCGGTGTTTCTGAATGGAATGCTGAACAAATCCGGGCAGCAATTCAAATTGCCGATGACATGGGCTTTGACCGATTGATTTCAAATCAACCGCACTACAACATGTTGTGGCGAGTGATTGAAGAAGAGGTGGTACCAACTTCTCAGGAGCTGGGTGTTGGTCAGATTGTGTTCTCCCCAATTGCGCAGGGGGTGCTCACCGGTAAGTACTTGCCAGGGCAGCCACCACCGGCTCAGTCACGAGCAACAGATGAAAGTGGCGGAGCAAACATGATTGCGCGGTGGATGCGCGATGAAGTACTCACTGCTGTGCAACGCCTTGTTCCAATTGCGCAAGAGTTGTCATTAACGCCAGCACAGTTAGCTGTTGCTTGGGTGCTCAATCAACCAAATATTTCTGCTGCAATCGTTGGAGCCTCACGTGCAGAGCAAGTTCATGAAAACGTGAAAGCATCTGGTGTGGTGCTTTCTGAAGATGTCTTGACTGCAATCGATCTGGCTCTTGGAGATGTCGTGAGCACGGATCCAGCACTGACCACTTCGCCAACGACTCGACCATAG
- the cobU gene encoding bifunctional adenosylcobinamide kinase/adenosylcobinamide-phosphate guanylyltransferase → MKIQLLGTGSADGWPNPFCECESCATQRVSGKARASSAALIDDSVLIDWGPTLGHNANLHGVSMRNVQHIFFTHGHPDHLAPDFLLWRSWISDLSTLHIWGPPMAIARFEHWVMDDAPVSFHIVAPGDECLARTAAGNVVVQVLEAAHGHGNGDVFADEAVLYDITSVDGDRLLYASDTGPLKAYTVADVADREFNVVLIEETFGFKTDHNTGHHDLSTLPTTLQQLRDARAVTASTDVIAFHLSHHNPPTQELALELAKCGARVVDDGTVINTRTSRTKKHLILGGARSGKSRYAEQRARNLEAVTYVATGGVRADDAEWNARVALHQERRPQHWLTIESTDLVGVIAQATSPLLIDCLTMWLTAKLDEADAWNADQTVHAKALHIVHMDIDALVHAVQQSPVELILVSNEVGQGIVPVTASGRLFRDLMGIVNARIAEVCTEAVFVIAGKAIPLQAIAPLLTKESL, encoded by the coding sequence GTGAAGATTCAACTCTTAGGTACTGGTTCTGCTGATGGTTGGCCAAATCCATTCTGTGAATGCGAAAGTTGCGCAACGCAGCGTGTAAGTGGCAAGGCCCGTGCATCAAGCGCTGCTTTGATTGACGATTCAGTGTTGATCGACTGGGGTCCCACCCTTGGGCACAACGCAAACCTGCATGGCGTATCGATGCGCAATGTCCAACACATCTTCTTTACACATGGCCACCCAGATCACCTCGCTCCAGATTTCCTTCTGTGGCGTTCGTGGATCTCCGATCTGTCCACCTTGCACATCTGGGGTCCACCTATGGCCATCGCTCGGTTTGAACATTGGGTGATGGATGATGCGCCTGTTTCATTCCACATTGTTGCTCCCGGCGACGAATGCCTAGCTCGTACTGCTGCCGGAAATGTTGTAGTCCAGGTACTGGAAGCTGCCCATGGCCATGGCAATGGCGATGTGTTTGCCGATGAAGCAGTGCTCTACGACATCACAAGTGTCGACGGCGATCGGTTGCTCTACGCCAGCGACACTGGGCCACTCAAGGCTTACACCGTTGCCGATGTTGCCGATAGAGAATTCAACGTAGTGCTCATTGAAGAAACCTTTGGATTCAAAACCGACCACAACACCGGTCACCACGATCTCTCAACCTTGCCAACAACTTTGCAACAGTTGCGTGATGCCCGAGCCGTTACCGCATCAACTGATGTGATTGCTTTCCACCTCAGCCACCACAATCCACCCACACAAGAACTTGCACTTGAACTTGCCAAGTGTGGTGCTCGCGTTGTTGATGACGGAACGGTGATCAACACTCGCACTTCCCGAACCAAGAAACACCTCATCCTTGGTGGTGCTCGTTCTGGTAAGTCAAGGTACGCAGAGCAGCGCGCACGCAATCTCGAGGCGGTGACCTATGTCGCTACAGGGGGTGTTCGTGCAGACGACGCCGAATGGAACGCTCGAGTCGCTCTTCACCAGGAACGCAGGCCGCAACATTGGTTAACAATTGAGTCAACCGACCTCGTCGGCGTCATTGCACAGGCCACTTCTCCCCTTCTTATTGATTGCCTCACTATGTGGCTCACCGCAAAACTCGATGAAGCAGATGCATGGAATGCAGACCAAACCGTCCATGCAAAAGCACTACACATAGTGCATATGGACATCGATGCACTCGTGCACGCCGTTCAGCAATCACCAGTTGAATTGATCTTGGTCAGCAATGAGGTTGGTCAAGGCATCGTTCCTGTCACGGCATCTGGTCGCCTCTTTCGCGATCTCATGGGAATAGTGAATGCCCGAATTGCCGAGGTTTGCACTGAAGCAGTCTTTGTCATTGCCGGTAAAGCCATTCCCCTACAAGCCATTGCACCGTTGCTAACAAAGGAATCACTGTGA
- the cobS gene encoding adenosylcobinamide-GDP ribazoletransferase — translation MPNALRLALGTFTRVPVPPPTIVNNSIAGQAIALAPLTAALLALVCGIPLLFTQTHAPHALLAIISVALLAWLTRGMHLDGLADVADGLGSNKPAALALEIARKSDIGPFGVVTLVFTLGLQISALTVCLDQGKGFLAFALALFASRTALTWGCIKGWPAARSNGLGAMVAESTAIAVPIIWTALTLVGSYLIFGSAGTAATAIGIISAIVVLNITKRRFGGVTGDVFGAVLEVSMTAAIVVLALAN, via the coding sequence ATGCCTAACGCACTCAGGTTGGCACTTGGCACGTTCACTCGCGTGCCAGTTCCACCTCCAACAATTGTCAACAATTCAATTGCAGGCCAAGCGATCGCACTTGCACCACTAACTGCTGCGCTACTGGCCTTGGTCTGCGGCATTCCATTGCTCTTTACCCAAACGCATGCCCCACATGCGCTGCTCGCAATCATCAGCGTCGCACTGCTGGCCTGGCTCACTCGCGGTATGCATCTTGATGGGCTGGCAGATGTTGCCGATGGCTTGGGCAGCAACAAGCCTGCTGCACTTGCGCTAGAAATTGCGCGAAAATCAGACATCGGTCCATTTGGCGTCGTCACGCTTGTGTTCACACTTGGCCTACAAATAAGTGCACTGACCGTATGCCTTGACCAGGGAAAAGGATTCTTAGCTTTCGCACTCGCGCTGTTTGCAAGTCGCACAGCATTGACCTGGGGTTGCATTAAGGGGTGGCCTGCAGCGCGCAGTAACGGTCTCGGCGCAATGGTTGCCGAAAGCACAGCAATTGCTGTGCCAATTATTTGGACCGCCCTAACCCTTGTGGGTAGCTACCTAATATTTGGTTCAGCCGGAACTGCTGCAACAGCAATAGGAATCATTAGCGCGATCGTGGTGCTCAACATCACCAAGCGCCGTTTTGGCGGCGTTACCGGAGATGTGTTCGGCGCAGTGCTCGAAGTATCGATGACTGCCGCCATCGTGGTGCTCGCGTTAGCGAACTGA
- a CDS encoding ECF transporter S component — protein MTPAIAIGKRSFFAILATTIVGIIAFGWPLIAAPESDAVAHSGDAPWLFVIVVPLLLAVVLAQFTDGGMDAKAVAVLGVLAAVVSAMRPLGGGTAGLEPIWVILVLGGRALGPGFGFSLGAVSLFSSALLTGGVGPWLPFQMLGAAWVGLGAGLLPRATGRKEIFMLATYGAFAAFAYGLLLNLWFWPFTAGLPSAIAFVPGAPLAENLSSWFHFTLVTSLGYDIPRAILTVVLIFAAGPTILTALRRVSRKARFGALPTFESVTQ, from the coding sequence ATGACCCCCGCAATCGCTATCGGCAAACGGTCCTTCTTCGCGATACTTGCAACGACCATTGTTGGCATCATCGCTTTTGGGTGGCCACTCATCGCCGCCCCTGAATCTGATGCAGTTGCACATTCAGGCGATGCCCCCTGGCTCTTTGTGATTGTGGTGCCACTGTTGCTCGCAGTGGTGCTTGCACAATTCACCGACGGTGGCATGGATGCAAAAGCCGTTGCTGTGCTCGGTGTTCTTGCAGCAGTGGTCTCAGCAATGCGCCCGTTAGGCGGTGGAACCGCAGGCCTAGAACCCATTTGGGTCATTTTGGTTCTTGGCGGAAGGGCACTTGGCCCTGGATTTGGCTTCAGCCTTGGCGCGGTTTCGCTCTTTTCTTCTGCCCTCCTCACCGGCGGCGTTGGCCCTTGGCTTCCCTTTCAAATGCTTGGCGCGGCGTGGGTTGGTCTGGGGGCGGGCCTGCTCCCTCGCGCAACAGGGCGCAAGGAAATCTTCATGCTTGCGACCTACGGAGCGTTTGCCGCATTCGCTTACGGACTGTTACTGAATCTGTGGTTCTGGCCATTCACTGCTGGGCTTCCCAGCGCAATTGCCTTTGTTCCAGGTGCGCCACTCGCAGAAAATCTCTCTTCCTGGTTTCATTTCACATTAGTGACCAGCCTTGGCTATGACATCCCTCGTGCAATTCTTACAGTGGTGCTGATCTTCGCGGCCGGACCAACCATCTTGACTGCACTACGTCGCGTCAGTCGCAAAGCGCGTTTTGGCGCTCTTCCTACATTTGAATCGGTGACTCAGTGA